A window of Hydrogenophilus thermoluteolus genomic DNA:
GCGATCTCACGCTGCCCTTCACCCTCGACGACCTCGCCACCCGCCCCGTCGACTGGCCCGCCCTCAGCCGTTGGTTCGAACGTCTCGAATTCCGCACCCTCGCCAAACAGTTCGAAGCGCACCTTGGCGCCGCGCTCCACCCTTCCGATACCAACCCTGCCCCTTCCGGCAGCGAAACCTCCGCTCACCCCTCAACCAACCCCGACGCCACCGCTGCTGACGCGGTTCCCCGTGAAACCAGCGCGGCGCACGGCACCCTTCACCAGGAGACCGCCCACCACCTGCCGGAACCGGCACTCGAACCATCTGATGCCGCCGAAGCGCGCCGCGCCCGCTACCGCACCATCGCCACACCGGAAGCGCTCGACGCCCTCGCTCACCGGCTACAGGCCGCCGCCGCGTCCCAAGCGGTCGTTGCGTTCGACACCGAAACCACCAGCCTCGACGCCCGCAACGCCGCGTTGGTCGGCATCTCGTTCGCCTTTGCCGAAGGAGACGCCTGCTACCTCCCGCTTGCGCACCGCAGCCTGGAAGCGACCGAACAACTGCCGCGCGATGCGGTTCGCGCCGCGCTCGCCCCGTGGTTTGCCAACGCATTGGCGCCCAAAGTCGCGCAAAACGCCAAATTCGACCTCCACGTTCTGGCCGCCCACGGCATGCCGGTTGCCGGAACACCGGACGACACGATGCTCATCGATTACGTGCTCGCCAGCGACCGCGAACACGACCTCGACCGTCTTGCCGAACGCGAACTCCACCTTCGTCCCCTCACCTACCAAGCGGTCTGCGGCAAAGGCAAACAAGCGATCTCGTTTGCCGACGTCGAACTCCCCGTCGCCACCCGTTACGCAGCCGAAGACGCCGACCTCACCTGGCGGCTCTACCACCACCTGCGCCCGCAACTCGAAGCCGACGCCAAGCGCAACCGAGTCTATACCCGGATCGAACGACCGCTCGTCCCAGTGCTCACCGCCATCGAAGCGGCGGGCGTCAAAATCGACACCGCGCAGTTGGCCGCCCAATCGGAACGCTTCGCCGCCGAAATCGCGGAATGCGAAACCCGCGCCGCGAAACTCGCGGGCCGCCCCTTCAACCTTGCCTCCCCCAAACAGGTTGGCGAACTCCTCTTCGCGGAACTTGGCCTCAAACCCCCGAAAAAGACCGCGACCGGCCAGGCGAGCACCAGCGAAGAGGCGCTTGCGCTCTTAGCCGAACGGCTCGACCCCAGCACGCGGGAATATCAGCTCATCGCCACACTCCTTGAACACCGGCGGCTGGCGAAACTCAAGAGCACCTACCTCGACAAACTCCCGCGCATGGTCGACCCCAAGACCGGCCGCGTCCATACCACCTTCTCACAAGCGGCGGTCGTCACCGGGCGGCTCTCCTCTTCGGAACCCAACCTGCAGAACATCCCCGTACGCACCGACGAAGGGCGCGCCATTCGCCGCGCCTTCGTCGCCGAACCGGGCTACCGGCTCCTTTCTGCCGACTACTCGCAAATCGAACTGCGTATCATGGCCCACCTCTCCGGCGATGAGACGCTCATTGCCGCGTTTCGCCACGGCGAAGACATCCACCGCCACACTGCCGCCGAACTCCTTGGCAAACCGCCGGAAGCAGTCACCGCCGACGAACGGCGCCTGGCCAAAACCATCAACTTCGGCCTCATCTACGGCATGGGCGCCCCAGGACTTGCGCGCTCGCTCGGTCTCTCGAAAAAAGCGGCCGAAGCCTACATCGCGCAATACTTCGCCCGCTACCCCGGCGTGCACCGCTACATGGAACGCGCCCGCGAACAGGCGCGACAGCAAGGCTACGTCGAAACCCTCTTCGGCCGCCGACTGTGGCTGCGCAACATCCATTCCCGCAACGCCGGTGTGCGCGCCGCCGACGAACGCGCCGCGATCAACGCCCCGATGCAAGGCACCGCGGCGGACCTCATCAAACTCGCGATGATCGACCTCGCCGCAGCGCTCGCTGAACGCCACCCCCACGCGCACATCGTCCTGCAAGTGCACGACGAACTCCTCATCGAAGCGCCGGAAGCCGAATGCGCGGCGGTCGCGCACCTCGTCAAAACACAGATGGAAGGCGTTGCCGACCGCCACGCGGCAGCGTTTGCGATCGAACCGCTCGCCGTCCCGCTCGTCGTCGACGTCGGCATCGGCACCAACTGGGACGAAGCCCATTGAACGCCGTCCCCGATCGCGACCTCGCCCTCTACCGCCGCTTGTGGCGCTACGTCCGCCCCTACTACGGTGCGTGGGCGATCGCCCTCGTCGGCTTCCTGCTCTTTGCCAGCGGTCAGCCGATGCTTGCGGTTGCCCTCAAATACTTCGTCGACGGGCTTACCGACCCGCAACTCGCGCGCGTCACCCTGCCTTGGGGTGAAAGCGTCAACCTGCTGCCGTGGATTCCCCTCATTCTCGTTGCCGTCGCGCTGTGGCAAGGAATCGGCACCTTCTTGGGCCAATACGGCATGGCGAAGGTCGCTGCGGGCGTCGTCCATGACCTGCGCCGCGACCTCTTCGCCCATCTCCTGACGCTTCCCATCGCCTACTTTCGCGACCACGACAGCGGCCGAACCATCTCGCGCCTCACCCACGACGTCACGATGACCACCACCGCGGTCACCGACGCGGTGCGCGTATTGGTCCGCGAAGGACTCACCGTGCTCGCGCTCCTCCTTTACCTCCTGTGGTCGAACTGGCGGTTGACGCTTGCGCTCCTCATCGTCCTGCCGCTCATCGCGCTCGTGGTACGCCACACCCAAAAACGGCTGCGCCAAGCGGCACGGGCACTGCAAGAAGCCGTTGGCGAACTCACCGGGCTTGCCACCGAAACGGTGCGCGCAATCTCCGACCTGCGCGCGTTCGGCGCAGAAACCCGCATCCAAGAACGGTTCGCTGCCGCGAACGACGCCGAAGAGGCGCGACAACAGCGTCTCGCGCGCATCGCCGCTCGGCAAACCGCGTTCACCCAGCTCCTCACCTTCACCGCGATGGGCGTCGTGCTCTGGCTCGTCCTGCAACTGCGCGGCGACGCCACCGTCGGCGAACTGGTCGCCTACGTCTCGGCCGCGGGACTCCTGCCCAAACCGTTGCGGCAACTCTCGGAAGTCGGCAGCCGCTTCGCGCGCGGCCTGGCGGGCGCCGAAAGCGCGTTCCAGCTCCTCGACACCCCGCCCGAACCCGAAACGGGCCACTACGCGCCGCCCCATTCAGCGCCACCACCCGCAGCCGCATCAACGGTTTCCCCTCCCCCCACCTTCGCCGCCGACCCGCGCGCCCCCAGCGCTGCTGCCGACGCGCTCGCCCCAACTCCTGGTGCCGACCGATGCGCACCCAACGCTCCGACCACACCCGGAACCGCCTTCCTGGCACGCAGCACGACTTCTGCCTGCTCGTACGCTCCTGCGGCACACGGAACTGCCCCTTCGCTCCTCACCGCTACACCCCATCACGGCGCCCACGTCGCGTTCGACCACGTCTCCTATCGCTATCCCAACGCCGCCACGCTCGCCCTGGAAACGATCACGTTCGAACTGCGCCCCAATCAGTTCACCGCGCTCATCGGACGCTCTGGAAGCGGAAAATCGACCCTCGTCCAACTGCTGCTACGCTTTGCCGACCCCACTTCCGGAACGATCACCTTCAACGGCGTACCGCTTCCCGAATGGCAACGTGCGGCGCTGCGCCGCCAGATCGCCTACGTCCCGCAAGCCCCGGTCCTGTTCGCTGGGACCATCGCGGAAAACGTCGCGCTCGGCGTCGGTAACGAACCGGTGCCCCGCGACGCGATCATCGCTGCGCTCAAAGCCGCGCACGCCTGGGAATTCGTCGCACCACTGCCGCACGGCATCGATACCCCGATCGGAGAAAATGGCGCACAGCTCTCGGGCGGCCAGCGCCAACGGATCGCGCTGGCTCGCGCCTTCCTCAAACGCGCCCCACTCCTCATTTTGGACGAAGCTACCTCGGCGCTCGACAGCGAAACGGAAGCCGCGGTGCACGAAGCGCTAGAGCAACTCCGCCACCACACCACCCTCCTGGTCATCGCCCACCGCCTCTCGACCATCGAACGCGCCGACACCATCGTCGTTCTGGAAGCGGGCCGCGTCGTCGAAACCGGAACTCACGCAACGCTCTCGCAAAACCGCTCCCGCTACGCGCAACTCCTGGCCGCAACTGCCCCGAACGCCACGCGCACCGCTTCCACCTAGCAACCCGCCGCGTTCTTCCGCTCACGCACCGCACCCTTTCGCGGCACTGCACCACTTTTCCCCAGTGTGACGTCACTACTTTTCCCCAGAGTGGCTATAATTGGCGTCACAGCCTTCCGCACACCGTTACCGCGATGACCTCCGTAATCGACCTCTACGAAAAACTGCGTCTGGCACCCGACGAAACCGCCCGCGCCCGCATCATTGCGGAAGCGTTCGAAGCGCTCGAAAACCGCTACCCCCACCTCGACTACCTGGTGACCACCCGCCACCTCTCAGAAACCGAACTCAAACTCACCAAAGAGATCGAGCAGGTTCGGCTCGACGTCGAGCAAGTCCGCTCCGAACTCAAAGCCACCGAGCTCAAACTCACCAAAGAGATCGAGCAGGTTCGGCTCGAAGTCGAGCAAGTCCGCTCCGAACTCAAAGCTACCGAACTCAAGCTCACCAAAGAAATCGAGCAGGTTCGGCTCGACGTCGAGCAAGTCCGCTCCGAACTCAAAGCCACCGAGCTCAAACTCACCAAGGAAATCGAAGACGTTCGCCTCGAAGTCGAGCAAGTCCGCTCCGAACTCAAAGCCACCGAGCTCAAACTCACCAAAGAGATCGAGCAAGTTCGCCTCGAAATCGTTCAAGCTTCCGAACGCACCCGCAGCGAAACCCTGACCGCGATTGCCGAAAGCAAGGCATCGCTCATCAAATGGAGCTTTCTCTTCTGGCTCAGCCAAATGGGGGCGATCCTCCTCCTGCTTTGGCGGCTCTTCCCCAACCGCGGCGGCTGACGTTGTCCAACCCATGACGCTCATCCCTGCAGCCCCCCAATGGCAGGGCTACCGCGCTACCGCGGATCCAAAACTCCTCGCGGCGCTCACCCCGTTTCGCGGGCACACACCGCTCTGGGTCGTAACCAGCGGCGAAGCGGGCATGCGGGCGCAGGCGCTTGGCCTTGCTGAAGCGCTCGATACCCCCTATACCGAATGGGTGTGGCCTTTGGCGCCGCCCTGGCGCCGCTGGCCTGCCTGCGCGCTGCTGCTCACCTGGCTGCTCCGCCACGCGCTCCCGCGCCGCCGCGACACCACGCCATTTGCCACCGCTTGGCAAACCTTGTGCCGCTACCTGGAAGGCCCACCGCAACAAGCAAAGTGCGCCCCGCCGCACGCGCTCGACTTACCCGCGCTCCACGCGTGGCCGCAAACAGACACCCCTGCACCACCCCGGCTCATCGTCGCGTGCGGCCGTCGCGTGATCGCACCTGTCCTGTGGCTCAAACGCGCCGCGCCCACCCGGCCCAAAGTCCTCTACGTGCAAGACCCGCGCACGCTGAGCGCTCATTTCGACCTCATCGTCGCCCCCGCCCACGACCCGATCCGCGGCGCGAACGTCGTCCCCACCCCCTTTGCGCTACACCGCATCACCCCGGAACGGCTCGCACACGCTGCGGCCATTTGGCAACCGAAATGGGCGCCCTACCCCAAACCGTGGTGGGGACTGGTCGTTGGCGGCCCCAGCCGCTCGGTCCAATGGGACGAAGCGCTGGCGCGAACAGCGATTCGAGCCTGGCTGGAACAGGCACGCGCCGCAGGCGCCACGCTCTTTGCCACCACCGCCCGGCGCACCCCCGCTGCTACCCGAGCGTGGCTTGCTCAGTCCCTGGCCGCAATTTGCCCTGGGAGTCCACCCCCCTTTACCGGCGAAGGGGAAAACCCCTACCTCGCGATCCTCGCGCTCACCGCCCAACGCGCGATCACCAGTGATTCGGTCTCGATGCTCTCCGAAACCCTTGCCGCACCCGGCACCAGCGTGCGGCTCGAAGTCGGAACCTACCGTCCGCGCCTGCAACGCTTTCACCGCGTTTGGGATCAGGGCGCCACACCCAGTGCCGACTCATAGAGCGGTTTAACCAGAGCAAAATCTGCCGCCGCCCGCTACTTCAAACGACCGGCGCCCGACGAGCAAATGCCTTACGCGCTTTGGAAAACCGCCATCGACTCCACATGCCCCGTGTGCGGGAACATGTTCGCAATCCCCGCTGCCACAAGACGATAGCCTTTTTCGTGCACCAAGATCGCCGTGTCGCGCGCCAACGTCCCCGGATGGCAGGAGACATAGACGATGCGGGTGGGCGCCACCTCAGGGGTGATCGCCTTCACCAACGCCGCCGCGCCATCGCGTGGTGGATCGAGCAGCCATTTATCGAAGCGACCGAACCCCGCGAGCGCCGCTTCGGTCATCTCGAAGAGGTTCGCACTATAAAATGCCGTATTGCCGCCCAACCCATGCGCGTCCGCCAGCGCCGCAGCGCGTTGCGTCATCGTTTCGGAACCTTCCACCCCGACCACGGTCGCGCCCGAACGCGCGATCGGCAGCGTGAAATTGCCCAAACCGCTGAACCAATCGGCCACGCGCTCTCCAGCCTGCGGCGCCAACCACTGCACAGCCCGCCGTACCAACGCCCGGTTGATCTGCGGATTCACCTGGGTGAAGTCGCTCGGCAAAAAGGTCAGCGTGACGTCGAATTCCGGGTGGCGATATGCCAACGTCCGGTCATCCGCGGCGGTGAGCGGCGCCATCGTCTGCGGCCCACCCGGTTGCACCCAGACCGCCACCTCATGGGTGCGGCCAAACGCGGCCAACATCGCTTCATCTTGCGCCGTCAAGGGCACCAGATGGCGAAAGACCAGTACGATCGTCCCATCGTCGCCTGCTGCGAACTCGATCTGCGGAATCCGATCGGGACACGACAACCCACCGATCAACCGCCGCAGCTCGGGCAACAGCACCGAGACGCGTTGCGGCAACACGTGGCAGGAGCGCATATCGGCGATATGACTCGAATTCCGTTCACGGAAACCGACAAGCACCCCCCCCTTCTTCGGCACCAGTCGTGCGCCGATGCGCGCCCGATGGCGATACCCCCAGTACGGCCCGTAAAGCGGCGGCAACACCTGCTCCGGGCGCACCCGCGCAATATGCCAAAGCGTGTCTTCCAGCACCCGCTGTTTCGCAGCCACCTGCGCGGAGGCATCGAAATGCTGCATCGCGCACCCGCCACACACCCCGAAATGGGGGCAGCGCGGCGTCACCCGCCAACACGAAGCCCGCTCCACCGCAACCAATTCGCCTTGCGCGTAACTGGCCCGATCACGGGTACGGACGAAACGCACCACCTCCCCGGGCAACGCCCCGCTGATGAACACCGCCTTGCCATCGACGTGCGCGACCCCCCGCCCCTCGAGGTCAAGCGACGCCACCGCCGCGCGTTCGACCGGCGCGGTCGCAGACAACCGCGCTTTACCCATCAACGCAGCTCTTCGTAGAGCATTTCCAAGATCTGCTTCGCAGTGGCGTCGTTCACCGCGTTGCCCGCGTCGTCGAGCACCACCACGCGGCTCTGCTCGCCCGCGCCCACTACGCGCACCCGGTATTCGCTGTTGAGTTTCGGCCTCTTGTCGTCACGCCAAAACGCCAGCCGTGACCAGAAGCTCTTGCGCTCCTCCTCGGCCACCACCGCCGGATCGTCGTAGCGCACAAGGTAGGTACCCGCGCGGCGATCGCGCTCCAGCACCGAAAAGCCCAGCCGGTCGAGCGCCAACCCCACGCGCCGCCACGCCCGGTCGAAGCCATCACGCAGCTCGAGTTCCGCCCGCTGACCATCGAGATGGAGCAGCGCGCGCTCTTGCGAAACCGCAC
This region includes:
- the polA gene encoding DNA polymerase I, yielding MTRLVLVDGSSFLYRAFHALPDLRTAQGEPTGAIRGVVTMLTRLEARFPAEYRACVFDAPGPTFRDELFAEYKAHRPPMPEALAAQIETLHQLVPLMGWPLIVEPGVEADDVIATLTTQARARGWEVVIATGDKDLTQLVVPGVLWVDTMRNETLDQAGVVAKFGVTPAQIPDYLALVGDSVDNIPGVAGCGPKTAAKWLNQYATLDELIAHADEIGGKVGENLRAAREWLPKARELTTVKRDLTLPFTLDDLATRPVDWPALSRWFERLEFRTLAKQFEAHLGAALHPSDTNPAPSGSETSAHPSTNPDATAADAVPRETSAAHGTLHQETAHHLPEPALEPSDAAEARRARYRTIATPEALDALAHRLQAAAASQAVVAFDTETTSLDARNAALVGISFAFAEGDACYLPLAHRSLEATEQLPRDAVRAALAPWFANALAPKVAQNAKFDLHVLAAHGMPVAGTPDDTMLIDYVLASDREHDLDRLAERELHLRPLTYQAVCGKGKQAISFADVELPVATRYAAEDADLTWRLYHHLRPQLEADAKRNRVYTRIERPLVPVLTAIEAAGVKIDTAQLAAQSERFAAEIAECETRAAKLAGRPFNLASPKQVGELLFAELGLKPPKKTATGQASTSEEALALLAERLDPSTREYQLIATLLEHRRLAKLKSTYLDKLPRMVDPKTGRVHTTFSQAAVVTGRLSSSEPNLQNIPVRTDEGRAIRRAFVAEPGYRLLSADYSQIELRIMAHLSGDETLIAAFRHGEDIHRHTAAELLGKPPEAVTADERRLAKTINFGLIYGMGAPGLARSLGLSKKAAEAYIAQYFARYPGVHRYMERAREQARQQGYVETLFGRRLWLRNIHSRNAGVRAADERAAINAPMQGTAADLIKLAMIDLAAALAERHPHAHIVLQVHDELLIEAPEAECAAVAHLVKTQMEGVADRHAAAFAIEPLAVPLVVDVGIGTNWDEAH
- a CDS encoding ABC transporter ATP-binding protein; the protein is MNAVPDRDLALYRRLWRYVRPYYGAWAIALVGFLLFASGQPMLAVALKYFVDGLTDPQLARVTLPWGESVNLLPWIPLILVAVALWQGIGTFLGQYGMAKVAAGVVHDLRRDLFAHLLTLPIAYFRDHDSGRTISRLTHDVTMTTTAVTDAVRVLVREGLTVLALLLYLLWSNWRLTLALLIVLPLIALVVRHTQKRLRQAARALQEAVGELTGLATETVRAISDLRAFGAETRIQERFAAANDAEEARQQRLARIAARQTAFTQLLTFTAMGVVLWLVLQLRGDATVGELVAYVSAAGLLPKPLRQLSEVGSRFARGLAGAESAFQLLDTPPEPETGHYAPPHSAPPPAAASTVSPPPTFAADPRAPSAAADALAPTPGADRCAPNAPTTPGTAFLARSTTSACSYAPAAHGTAPSLLTATPHHGAHVAFDHVSYRYPNAATLALETITFELRPNQFTALIGRSGSGKSTLVQLLLRFADPTSGTITFNGVPLPEWQRAALRRQIAYVPQAPVLFAGTIAENVALGVGNEPVPRDAIIAALKAAHAWEFVAPLPHGIDTPIGENGAQLSGGQRQRIALARAFLKRAPLLILDEATSALDSETEAAVHEALEQLRHHTTLLVIAHRLSTIERADTIVVLEAGRVVETGTHATLSQNRSRYAQLLAATAPNATRTAST
- a CDS encoding DUF1640 domain-containing protein, with translation MTSVIDLYEKLRLAPDETARARIIAEAFEALENRYPHLDYLVTTRHLSETELKLTKEIEQVRLDVEQVRSELKATELKLTKEIEQVRLEVEQVRSELKATELKLTKEIEQVRLDVEQVRSELKATELKLTKEIEDVRLEVEQVRSELKATELKLTKEIEQVRLEIVQASERTRSETLTAIAESKASLIKWSFLFWLSQMGAILLLLWRLFPNRGG
- a CDS encoding mitochondrial fission ELM1 family protein, which gives rise to MTLIPAAPQWQGYRATADPKLLAALTPFRGHTPLWVVTSGEAGMRAQALGLAEALDTPYTEWVWPLAPPWRRWPACALLLTWLLRHALPRRRDTTPFATAWQTLCRYLEGPPQQAKCAPPHALDLPALHAWPQTDTPAPPRLIVACGRRVIAPVLWLKRAAPTRPKVLYVQDPRTLSAHFDLIVAPAHDPIRGANVVPTPFALHRITPERLAHAAAIWQPKWAPYPKPWWGLVVGGPSRSVQWDEALARTAIRAWLEQARAAGATLFATTARRTPAATRAWLAQSLAAICPGSPPPFTGEGENPYLAILALTAQRAITSDSVSMLSETLAAPGTSVRLEVGTYRPRLQRFHRVWDQGATPSADS
- the rlmD gene encoding 23S rRNA (uracil(1939)-C(5))-methyltransferase RlmD → MGKARLSATAPVERAAVASLDLEGRGVAHVDGKAVFISGALPGEVVRFVRTRDRASYAQGELVAVERASCWRVTPRCPHFGVCGGCAMQHFDASAQVAAKQRVLEDTLWHIARVRPEQVLPPLYGPYWGYRHRARIGARLVPKKGGVLVGFRERNSSHIADMRSCHVLPQRVSVLLPELRRLIGGLSCPDRIPQIEFAAGDDGTIVLVFRHLVPLTAQDEAMLAAFGRTHEVAVWVQPGGPQTMAPLTAADDRTLAYRHPEFDVTLTFLPSDFTQVNPQINRALVRRAVQWLAPQAGERVADWFSGLGNFTLPIARSGATVVGVEGSETMTQRAAALADAHGLGGNTAFYSANLFEMTEAALAGFGRFDKWLLDPPRDGAAALVKAITPEVAPTRIVYVSCHPGTLARDTAILVHEKGYRLVAAGIANMFPHTGHVESMAVFQSA